A single genomic interval of Xyrauchen texanus isolate HMW12.3.18 chromosome 8, RBS_HiC_50CHRs, whole genome shotgun sequence harbors:
- the moto gene encoding meiosis-specific coiled-coil domain-containing protein MEIOC: MKLQVNNAVKTKINVETSGARIIFDRFHNSEPDSYFSPYKVQNSFNDSGCLSQSYNSLSDGTLQEHAPLPYTVWPTQEDDCKSMDWSQGIPNIRRQVDSNNGGSEADLYGLVSNILEEPDSIDHYSSRFSENRTSSSMKGVWSPNLIREDSLQYFTNEVQMPPIPGFPSNQICPKPITNVGAQLAGRESHQWAELQNFNGFDASAPPCHFSSHNGEADTYSSHLQNIIRPPGLSTPPALSSYLSQNQARKPDYFTPEKDEEYFSTVNNFCCPPNKMDDSYFDSSHDFSPMNKDKLRTTQSFSMQDVSKLAFLLAEQDSGFCRESAQNNLLVQRNQEENMMEQKSHPFQRMSEFITQMPDFKTEMTCSHVEQRGVEVGVKKTLLQSGYPTNDFLGFGKQPLKPFSTSFIPPTLHPSKEGSQIGRNAAQSSVNQFQHTKPNHYQSQTKVATKTNGNIESQGLAKLMTLPGVVPLLPSQQMLRAAARVPTDFSQGNGVNLQGRIGQVSQEGLRNGAGNVDIGDFDLQQENNRLTAGLMIDGRFTQRFSTKPKLPIGFPKQLDRKPGLLQNPYQELGSMYGGQVRHNGAASNSAKPTPFQLFPFLYQMGDPRKNACHPIQSQTHLPYSSVPHIDTNELLSNGNRSALSPYLQECIGPNQASGDGAFSGFLSAMSLSQGIGSPNSQLHYYLEECYEQWRMLERERKKAEAVLIKSYPGKRVSVVTNVLPKMPPNPSRVDRLIVDQLREQAKVAGLLGKMEQLRSFPLHANICSALDRHLEVIYITQARRKDEFINASSRQRQPVAFFREDREILLLASAVKDLCSSTRKARSALWCALQMTLPKTSSFPEERQEKGTCSPLEQDSPEQFSLERALAAL; the protein is encoded by the exons ATGAAGCTTCAG GTTAATAATGCAGTGAAAACTAAAATTAATGTGGAGACAAGTGGAGCAAGAATAATCTTTGATCGATTTCATAACTCAGAACCAGACTCCTACTTTTCACCATACAAG GTGCAGAATAGTTTTAATGACAGTGGATGCCTGTCTCAGTCTTACAACTCATTATCAGACGGCACATTGCAAGAACATGCGCCTCTGCCATATACAGTTTGGCCAACTCAGGAAGATGATTGTAAATCAATGGATTGGTCTCAAGGAATACCTAATATCag ACGTCAGGTAGATAGCAATAACGGCGGAAGTGAAGCTGATCTTTATGGGTTAGTGTCAAACATCTTGGAAGAACCAGATTCAATAGATCACTACTCCTCACGCTTCTCAGAGAA CAGGACATCATCTAGTATGAAAGGTGTGTGGTCTCCAAATTTAATAAGAGAGGACAGCTTGCAGTACTTCACTAATGAGGTGCAGATGCCACCCATCCCTGGCTTTCCATCAAACCAGATTTGCCCTAAACCAATCACCAATGTTGGCGCTCAGCTTGCAGGCAGAGAATCTCATCAGTGGGCCGAACTTCAGAATTTTAATGGTTTTGATGCTTCTGCACCACCCTGTCATTTCTCATCCCATAACGGAGAGGCTGACACCTATTCTTCCCATCTTCAAAACATCATTCGTCCCCCAGGCCTGAGCACCCCCCCAGCATTAAGCTCTTACCTTTCACAGAATCAGGCACGTAAACCTGATTATTTTACACCTGAGAAGGATGAGGAATACTTTAGCACAGTCAACAACTTCTGCTGCCCTCCAAACAAAATGGATGACTCCTATTTCGATTCATCCCATGACTTTTCACCTATGAACAAAGACAAACTGAGAACAACTCAATCTTTTTCTATGCAGGATGTCAGTAAACTAGCCTTTCTTTTGGCAGAGCAGGATAGTGGCTTCTGCAGAGAATCTGCTCAGAACAATCTTCTGGTCCAGAGGAATCAGGAGGAAAACATGATGGAACAGAAAAGTCATCCCTTTCAAAGAATGTCAGAGTTCATAACTCAAATGCCAGATTTCAAGACAGAGATGACATGCAGCCATGTGGAGCAAAGAGGAGTGGAAGTAGGGGTCAAAAAGACTcttttacagagtggttacccTACAAATGATTTTTTGGGTTTCGGAAAACAGCCACTTAAACCCTTTTCGACCAGCTTCATCCCTCCAACCCTGCACCCAAGCAAAGAAGGCAGCCAAATTGGAAGAAATGCAGCACAATCCAGTGTAAATCAGTTCCAGCATACCAAGCCAAACCACTATCAGAGCCAAACTAAGGTCGCGACTAAAACCAACGGCAACATTGAATCTCAGGGGTTAGCAAAGCTTATGACTTTGCCTGGGGTTGTTCCCTTACTTCCTTCTCAGCAGATGTTACGAGCTGCAGCAAGAGTCCCAACTGATTTCAGTCAAGGGAATGGAGTTAATCTACAGGGTAGGATAGGCCAGGTTAGTCAGGAGGGGTTGAGAAATGGAGCAGGAAATGTAGACATTGGAGATTTTGACCTCCAGCAAGAGAACAACAGGCTGACGGCTGGTCTCATGATCGATGGGCGCTTTACTCAACGATTTAGCACGAAACCTAAACTTCCAATTGGTTTCCCTAAACAGCTGGACAGGAAACCAGGGCTTCTGCAGAATCCATATCAAGAGCTGGGCAGTATGTATGGGGGACAAGTCAGACACAATGGAGCTGCTTCAAACTCAGCCAAACCCACACCATTCCAACTTTTCCCATTCCTCTATCAAATGGGTGATCCCAGAAAAAATGCATGCCACCCGATCCAGTCGCAAACCCACCTGCCATACAGCTCTGTGCCTCACATTGACACAAATGAACTTCTGTCAAATGGAAACCGTTCAGCCCTCAGCCCTTACCTGCAAGAGTGTATTGGACCAAACCAAGCATCAGGGGATGGGGCTTTCTCTGGGTTTCTGTCTGCCATGAGTTTATCTCAGGGAATAGGAAGCCCCAACAGTCAGCTACACTATTACCTGGAGGAGTGTTACGAGCAGTGGAGGATGCtggaaagagagaggaagaaa GCAGAAGCTGTTCTCATAAAGAGCTACCCAGGGAAACgtgtgtctgtggtgaccaatgTTTTACCCAAAATGCCTCCAAACCCTTCCAGAGTGGACCGACTCATTGTAGACCAGCTGCGAGAACAGGCCAAG GTGGCAGGTTTGTTGGGGAAGATGGAACAGCTGCGTAGTTTCCCGCTTCATGCTAATATCTGTTCAGCATTGGACAGACATCTTGAGGTCATCTACATCACTCAGGCACGCCGGAAGGATGAGTTCATCAATGCTAGCAGCAGACAGAGGCAGCCTGTAGCCTTCTTTAGAGAGGACAGGG
- the fzd2 gene encoding frizzled-2, translating into MQTSRSLRLFLALTLPCCFVASGQYQGDKGLAVPDHGFCQPITIPLCTDIAYNQTIMPNLVGHYNQEDAGLEVHQFYPLVKVQCSPELKFFLCSMYAPVCTVLEKAIPPCRSICERAKYGCEALMNKFGFQWPERLRCENFPVLGDGHICVGQNDSTATVSPVRMPVPGTPGVHQYSTPDKPFRCPSMLKVPSYLSYKFLGELDCGAPCESSKTQGAYMFFTDQEIEFARIWILIWSSLCCASTLFTVTTYLVDMQRFKYPERPIIFLSGCYTMVSVAYIAGYFLGDKVPCNENFSPDGYKTIVQGTKKEGCTILFMMLYFFSMASSIWWVILSLTWFLAAGMKWGHEAIEANSQYFHLAAWAVPAVKTISILAMGQIDGDVLSGVCFVGLNNLDPLRGFVLAPLFIYLFIGTSFLLAGFVSLFRIRTIMKHDGTKTEKLERLMVRIGVFSVLYTVPATIVIACFFYEQAFRQHWERSWISANCKSLAIPCPMQPAPHMTPDFTVFMIKYLMTLIVGITSGFWIWSGKTLHSWKKFYTRLTSGGQGETTV; encoded by the coding sequence ATGCAGACGAGCAGAAGTTTGCGTCTCTTTTTGGCACTGACGTTGCCGTGCTGTTTCGTGGCGTCTGGACAATATCAAGGAGATAAAGGACTCGCCGTCCCTGATCATGGATTCTGTCAGCCAATAACCATCCCTCTGTGCACAGACATCGCTTATAATCAGACTATAATGCCGAACTTGGTCGGACACTATAACCAAGAGGATGCGGGTTTGGAGGTCCATCAGTTTTACCCGCTGGTCAAGGTACAGTGCTCTCCCGAACTCAAGTTCTTCCTGTGCTCCATGTATGCACCCGTGTGTACAGTTTTAGAGAAAGCCATCCCTCCGTGTCGCTCCATTTGCGAGAGGGCAAAGTACGGTTGCGAGGCCCTCATGAACAAGTTCGGCTTCCAGTGGCCAGAGCGCCTGAGATGTGAAAATTTCCCCGTGTTGGGTGACGGACACATTTGCGTCGGTCAGAACGACTCCACGGCCACAGTGTCGCCCGTTCGCATGCCTGTTCCAGGAACACCCGGAGTTCATCAGTACTCGACGCCGGACAAACCATTCCGCTGTCCGTCAATGCTCAAAGTACCGTCCTACCTCAGCTATAAGTTCTTGGGTGAGTTGGACTGTGGTGCGCCATGTGAGTCCTCTAAAACGCAGGGCGCCTATATGTTCTTCACGGACCAGGAGATTGAATTTGCCCGGATTTGGATCCTCATATGGTCCTCTCTTTGCTGTGCCTCCACGTTATTTACTGTAACCACATATTTAGTGGACATGCAGCGTTTTAAATACCCAGAGCGCCCTATTATCTTCTTGTCTGGTTGCTATACCATGGTCTCCGTTGCATATATTGCTGGCTATTTCCTTGGGGATAAAGTTCCGTGCAATGAGAACTTTTCCCCGGATGGCTATAAAACCATTGTTCAGGGTACAAAAAAGGAAGGGTGTACCATTCTTTTCATGATGCTGTATTTCTTCAGTATGGCCTCATCTATTTGGTGGGTCATCCTGTCTCTTACCTGGTTCCTGGCTGCGGGTATGAAATGGGGCCATGAAGCTATTGAAGCCAATTCCCAGTACTTTCACCTGGCTGCCTGGGCTGTTCCAGCTGTAAAGACTATAAGTATTCTGGCCATGGGTCAGATTGATGGAGACGTGTTAAGTGGTGTCTGCTTTGTGGGCCTGAATAACCTGGATCCATTGAGGGGCTTCGTGCTGGCCCCCCTCTTCATCTACCTCTTCATCGGCACCTCTTTCCTCCTCGCTGGCTTTGTGTCGCTCTTTCGCATTCGCACCATAATGAAGCACGACGGCACCAAGACAGAGAAGCTGGAGCGTTTGATGGTTCGCATAGGCGTCTTCTCGGTTCTCTACACCGTCCCGGCAACCATCGTCATCGCCTGTTTTTTTTACGAGCAAGCCTTTAGACAGCACTGGGAAAGGAGTTGGATCAGTGCAAACTGTAAGAGCCTGGCCATTCCCTGCCCCATGCAGCCAGCTCCACACATGACTCCCGACTTCACCGTCTTTATGATCAAGTACCTCATGACTCTTATTGTTGGAATCACTTCAGGATTCTGGATCTGGTCTGGAAAGACGCTGCACTCTTGGAAGAAGTTTTACACACGTTTGACCAGCGGCGGGCAAGGCGAGACCACAGTGTAA